One Polaribacter reichenbachii genomic window, AAACTAATACAACATTAGGTAGTGTAAATACAGCGACTACAAAAAACAGTAACACCCTTGTAGAAAACACCTTAAACTATAATTTATATACAGATTCAAGTAGTTTTACTTTTCTATTAGGGCATTCGTATCAGCAAACAGAAGTAAGTCAAAAGCAATTTTACTTAGAAGGTTTTCCTGATAATGGTGTAGCACCAAGATATCAATTAGAAACTGCGAATCAGCAAACCATACAGTCTGCATACGCTACTAAAAACGAGTTACAATCTTTTTTTGGTAGAGTAAATTATACGTATAATGATAAGTATTTGGTAACAGCAACCATGCGTGCAGATGGATCTTCTAAATTCGGAGAAAACAATAGATATGGATATTTTCCTTCTGTTGCTTTGGGTTGGAATATTAGTAAAGAAAGTTTCTTAGCAAACTCAGATCAAATCAACAACTTAAAATTAAGAGCAAGTTGGGGACAAACAGGTAGCCAAGAAATACCTTCTAAAATTACACAAGCAAGTTATACAGAAAGTAACACTGAGAATGATACTTATCCTTTAGATACTGCTGCCACCGATTTAAGTGGTTATCCTTATGGTTCTATTTTTACACGTTTGGCAAATCCTGATATTCAGTGGGAAGTTTCTACGCAAACGAATATTGGTTTAGACTTTGGTTTGTTTGGTAACAAATTAACAGGTACTATCGATTATTTTAGTAAAGTAACAGATAACATTTTATTAGAAGTTGCCCCTACAGATCCTATTGTACCAGTATCTAGTTATTGGACCAACATACCTAATATGGAAATAAAAAACAATGGTATAGAATTGGCTTTAGATTATAACAATTATGTAAATGATAATTTTTCTTACAATATTGGTGGTAATATTTCTATTACTAAAAACCAAGTTAACAACTCACCTTACAAAATATTAACTACAGGTGCTGCACAAGGTTCAGGACAAACTGGCGCTACGATTAACGGAGTTTTAAATGGTGAATCTATTGGTGCATTTTACATGCAAGAATTTACAGGAATAGATGCAGATGGCTTAAATCAGTTTGCAGATGCAAATAACGATGGAGAAATCTTAGATGATGATCGTAGGGTAGCCGGTAATGCCTTACCCGATTATATTTATGCTTTCTATTTAAACTTTAACTACAAAAACTTCGACTTAGGTTTAAACTTTAATGGAGCTGGAGGAAACAAAATATACAATCACGTAGCCATGTCTTCTTTTAACAAAGGAAACTTAGCCAACTCTTTTAATACAACTGATAGAGCTGTAGAATTTTTAAATGAATCTGCTACCAACTCTAACTTGGTCTCTACAAGGTATTTAGAAGATGGTGATTTCTTACGATTAAACAATGCAACTTTAGGTTATAACTTTAATCTAGACGCTTTAGGACTTGGAGAAAGCATTAAAAACCTGCGTTTATCAATTACAGGGCAAAACTTATTTGTAATTACAGATTACAGTGGTTTTGATCCAGAGATTAATACAGGTAGTGCAATAGGTGGCATTCAGACTTTTGGTATTGATTATTTCAGTTACCCAAAAAGTAGAACCATTCTTTTAAGCTTAAATGTAGAATTTTAATAAAGACAACAATGAAAAATAGAATAAAAAGTATCGTATTCGCCATTAGTATAGTATGTTTATCTAGCTGTAGCGATTTAAAAGAAGAAGTTTTAGATGAGTCTTTAACAGGAAGTGGACAAGCTGAAGCCATTAGTGGAGCCATTGCTCCTGCATACGGACAAGTTTCTTGGACCTGGAGGCACACCAATTATTATGGTTTGCAATTAATACCAAGTGACGAAGCCATTTTACCATACAGAGGTGGAACAGATTGGTATGATGGAGGTAAATTTTTAGCTGCCCATACACATTCCATTACACCAACAAACGACTTGGTAAAAAGCGCTTGGACAGAGCTTACTATCAATATTTCTAGAACAGTAACTGCCATAGAAGTTTTAAGACCTTTGGCAGCAGCTGGTAATACAGAAGCCGAAGGCGCTTTGCACGAAATGATTGCATTAAGAGCTTATTTAAACATGCTGGTTTTAGACAGCTGGGGTATTGCCTTTAAAAAAGAATCGTCTAATGTAGATTCAGAAATTTTAAGAACGCAAGCTGCTATCGATTATATAGAAAGTGAATTGTTATCGGTTGCTGATGTTATCAATACCAACAAAGGTGCTGGTAGAATGACACAAGCTGCGGTTTGGGGATTTTTAGCAAGATTACATTTGAATGCTGCTGTGTATAGAGACCCTTATGGAACGCCTAACTTTACAACTGAAGATATGGATAAGGTAGTTGCCTATACAGACAATATTATCAACTCTGGTCAGTTTTCATTATCTCCAGAATATTTCGATTTATTTAATGATAACAACAATAGCAACCCAGAATTAATATTCGCTTTAGACCAACGAGGCATCTTAAAAAGAGAGCACAGTCGTTGGGCATATTGGTCTATTCCTGGTTCTATGTTTCCAAGACCAGAACACATTAGCGCAGATGGTACAGATGGTCCAGCCATTACATCTGATTTTTATGAAACTTGGGTAGCTGCTTATGGTAGCATAGATCCTGCTGATGCAGACCCAAGGTTTTTACAGAAAAACACACAAGAAGTAGCCAATGGTGTTAACGATCTTACTGGTCTTTCTCCTTTAAATGATGCCGATAATTACTACTGTGTACAAGCACAAGACTTCGAAATTGATCGAGGTATTTTAAGAGGCATTCCTTGGGCTGCAAGAAAAGATGAAAATGGTGCTTTTTATACTTGCGATGATGGGTACAGAATTTATCCTGTAAAACAGATTAAAGGAAATGGTACAGACAAAAATGTAGATTATGTAAACCTTACGTTAAATGTAGATTTTACCAACGAAGGTAGAGCACATCATACAGGGTATCGTGTTTCTAAATATCAATTTAGCCATTCTTCACCAAATGGAAACAATTATAGTGATGTAGATTTAGTATTGATGCGTTATGCAGAAATTTATATGATGCGTGCAGAAGCTAAATTAAGAAAAGGTGATGATGCAGCAGCATTAGCAGATGTAAATGTGGTTAGGACCTCTAGAAATGCTCGTGAGCCTATACCTACTGCCCTATCTAGTATTGATTTAGATATTTTATATAGAGAACTTGGTTTTGAGTTTTATTGGGAAGGTTTAAGAAGAACCAATCAAATTCGTTTTAGTCACTATGAAGATTCGTGGACAGAAAAAACGGATACAGACGTAAATAATAGATTATTTCCAATACCACAAGTAGCTATAGATGGGGCATCTAACACGCCTGGTTATTTAGAACAAAATAAAGGATATTAGTTTTTTTTTGTTTATTGCTTGGGGAGCTTTTCTATAAAAGAAGGCTCCCTTTTTTATACAATACAACATTAAAAAACAATTCAAATTTTAAGCATTAGAATGAATAGATTTACAAAAACAATACTACTGAGTTTAGTGGCTATGTGTTACATAGGCTGTGAAAATAAATCAGTACAAAACACCCCAAAAGAACCACTCAATGTTATTTTTATGGTTGGTGATGGAATGGGGCTCTCACAAATCTCTACCGCTTTTTATTTTGGTGAAGACACACCAAATTTTGAGCAATTTCAAGACATTGGTTTTATAAAAACACCAAGTACAAGCCATACCATTACTGATTCTGCTGCTGGTGCTACTGCTTTTTCAACGGGTCAAAAAACCTATAAAAGAGCCATTGGTATGTCTAAAGACAGTTTACCAATTCCTACTATTATAGAAACTTTACAAAAAGAAGGCTATACCTCTGGTTTGGTAAGCTTAACGCCTATTACACACGCTACTCCTGGTGCTTTTTATGCACACGTAAAAGATCGAGATTTGCATGAAGACATTGCCTTAGATTTGGTAAAGTCTAATATTGATTTCTTTGCAGGTGGTGGGTTAAAATACTTAAAACACAGATCAGATCAAAAGGATTTGTATGCGGAGTTAATTACAAAAAACTACAAATTAGACTCTGTTGAATTGTCGAAATACGACATTAATAAGAAAAACGGATACTTATTAGCTCATGAAGGTTTGCCTTCTAAACTAGAAGGTAGAAAGCGCTTTTTCCAAGACGCCACACAATTGGCTTTAAACTATTTAACCGAAAAAGAAAAACCGTTCTTTTTAATGCTAGAGGGTTCTTATATTGATTGGGGAGGTCATGCAATGGATGCAGAATTACTAAAACAAGAGGTTCTAGATTTTGATAAAACCCTAGGTGTAGTTTTAAAGTACATCAAAAAACACCCAAATACATTGTTAGTAGTTACTGCAGATCATGAAACAGGAGGTGTTAGCATTGGTAAATCTTATGTAGTTGACGAAGCCACTGGAGAACGATCTGAAGAAGTAGACAACGTTTCTATCAATTTTAATAACGATCAACACAGTGGAACTTTAATTCCTGTTTTTGCCAAAGGAAAAGGTTCGGCACATTTTAGAGGTATTTATGAAAACAACGAAATCTATCATAAAATACTCAAAGCCATCCACCATAAATAAACAATACTATGAAAAACAATTTTAAAATTCTTATTGCCTTATTCATCGTTTTTACTGGGCTAAACAACAAGCTTGTGGCACAAAAAAAAGCCATCATTCATTCTCATAACGATTATAAGCAATCTATGCCTTTTTGGAATGCCTTTGCCAACGGAGCTACTTCTTTTGAAGCTGATATCTTTTTAAAAGACAATAATCTTTATGTTGCACACGACCTTAAGGATATTCACCCTTCAAAAACCTTAGAAAACTTATATCTAAAACCTTTAGAGAATGTTTTGAAACCCGAATATCAACAGGATAAAAAACTTATTCTTTTAATTGATATTAAGTCAGAAGCAGTGGCTACTTTAGCTCGATTGATTACTACTTTAAAAGCGCATCCTGCTATCATCAGCAATAAAAATATTCAAATAATTATTTCTGGTAACCGACCTAAAGCGCTTAATTATGTAAATTATCCTGAATATATCTTTTTCGATTATCAAGAATTAGGTACTGAGGTTGCTTCTGAAATATGGCACAAAATTGGAATGGTTAGTTTAAATTTTAAGCGTTTCTCGGAATGGAATGGAAAAGGAAGATTGACTCATGATGATGAAAAGCGTGTAGCTGCTGTTATCTCAAAAGCAAAGAACACCTACAAGCCTTTCCGTTTTTGGGCAAGTCCAGATTCTAAAAGAGCTTGGAGAGTTTTATCAGAAATGGGTGTTGATATCATCAATACAGATCATCCTTTTAAATGTGTAAATTATTTTAAGTCTTTATCAGAAAGAGTTGTAATTTCGGATACCTTTTCTGATGTATATGCACCTACATTTAAAGCAGACCAAAAAGATTTACCCGTTAAAAATATTATTTTATTAATTGGCGATGGTAATGGTTTGGCGCAAATATCTGCAACAACCTTAATGAATAAAGGGCAATTATCTTTAACCCAATTAAAAAGTATTGGTTTTA contains:
- a CDS encoding alkaline phosphatase; the protein is MAQKKAIIHSHNDYKQSMPFWNAFANGATSFEADIFLKDNNLYVAHDLKDIHPSKTLENLYLKPLENVLKPEYQQDKKLILLIDIKSEAVATLARLITTLKAHPAIISNKNIQIIISGNRPKALNYVNYPEYIFFDYQELGTEVASEIWHKIGMVSLNFKRFSEWNGKGRLTHDDEKRVAAVISKAKNTYKPFRFWASPDSKRAWRVLSEMGVDIINTDHPFKCVNYFKSLSERVVISDTFSDVYAPTFKADQKDLPVKNIILLIGDGNGLAQISATTLMNKGQLSLTQLKSIGFIKTQAADDFTTDSAAAGTALATGVKTNNRAIGTDVNGKPLESITELLHKENFSTAVISTDNILGATPASFYAHAIDRSDDSVIAKDLLNSKLNLFIGGGAATFKESTIDARFNILPSISDLNTTTADKVGIFMSEHGMKSIIDGRGNVLAEATKTGLAFLKQKKKPFFVMIEAAKIDHAGHSNDTAGILAESIDFDKAITEALLFADNNPETLVIITADHETSGFSIPQGDVKKHEIEGDFASYDHTAIMVPIFAYGAQSNKFQGVYENNEVFHKILKVLKK
- a CDS encoding alkaline phosphatase, producing the protein MNRFTKTILLSLVAMCYIGCENKSVQNTPKEPLNVIFMVGDGMGLSQISTAFYFGEDTPNFEQFQDIGFIKTPSTSHTITDSAAGATAFSTGQKTYKRAIGMSKDSLPIPTIIETLQKEGYTSGLVSLTPITHATPGAFYAHVKDRDLHEDIALDLVKSNIDFFAGGGLKYLKHRSDQKDLYAELITKNYKLDSVELSKYDINKKNGYLLAHEGLPSKLEGRKRFFQDATQLALNYLTEKEKPFFLMLEGSYIDWGGHAMDAELLKQEVLDFDKTLGVVLKYIKKHPNTLLVVTADHETGGVSIGKSYVVDEATGERSEEVDNVSINFNNDQHSGTLIPVFAKGKGSAHFRGIYENNEIYHKILKAIHHK
- a CDS encoding RagB/SusD family nutrient uptake outer membrane protein translates to MKNRIKSIVFAISIVCLSSCSDLKEEVLDESLTGSGQAEAISGAIAPAYGQVSWTWRHTNYYGLQLIPSDEAILPYRGGTDWYDGGKFLAAHTHSITPTNDLVKSAWTELTINISRTVTAIEVLRPLAAAGNTEAEGALHEMIALRAYLNMLVLDSWGIAFKKESSNVDSEILRTQAAIDYIESELLSVADVINTNKGAGRMTQAAVWGFLARLHLNAAVYRDPYGTPNFTTEDMDKVVAYTDNIINSGQFSLSPEYFDLFNDNNNSNPELIFALDQRGILKREHSRWAYWSIPGSMFPRPEHISADGTDGPAITSDFYETWVAAYGSIDPADADPRFLQKNTQEVANGVNDLTGLSPLNDADNYYCVQAQDFEIDRGILRGIPWAARKDENGAFYTCDDGYRIYPVKQIKGNGTDKNVDYVNLTLNVDFTNEGRAHHTGYRVSKYQFSHSSPNGNNYSDVDLVLMRYAEIYMMRAEAKLRKGDDAAALADVNVVRTSRNAREPIPTALSSIDLDILYRELGFEFYWEGLRRTNQIRFSHYEDSWTEKTDTDVNNRLFPIPQVAIDGASNTPGYLEQNKGY
- a CDS encoding SusC/RagA family TonB-linked outer membrane protein, whose protein sequence is MNKFYLVLILALGCLSYTNAQVQVSGNVVSDTEGLPIPNVTIALKDKQSKGTTTDFDGNFVLQLNDEKGILIFSYLGYETQEVAYAGSQTLKVILKEEENSLEEVVIVGYGSQKRSDVTGAISSVKSEDFNQGVVANAGQLLQGKVAGVNVSSTSGEPGATQDVIIRGVGSLRSGTTPLYIVDGFALDNSGNGVASNPLNFINPQDIESIEVLKDASSAAIYGSRAANGVIVITTKKGKKGKTKINLTLSNGFSKIANKVAVFSADEFRTNVNAVNGTLVDGGAATDWQDELTRTAISKNVNFSMSGGTDNSSYAASIGVDDQEGILRNSNLKRYSGRLNLTQKAIDDKLNVTFNLTATKLDNTRPNSRSVVGNMLSLNPTDAPYENGVLKGNLSNDVLNPFIAESIYGDYTNNNRILANISPSYKIIDGLTYKLNVGVDYSITERDVQYMPYATETNTTLGSVNTATTKNSNTLVENTLNYNLYTDSSSFTFLLGHSYQQTEVSQKQFYLEGFPDNGVAPRYQLETANQQTIQSAYATKNELQSFFGRVNYTYNDKYLVTATMRADGSSKFGENNRYGYFPSVALGWNISKESFLANSDQINNLKLRASWGQTGSQEIPSKITQASYTESNTENDTYPLDTAATDLSGYPYGSIFTRLANPDIQWEVSTQTNIGLDFGLFGNKLTGTIDYFSKVTDNILLEVAPTDPIVPVSSYWTNIPNMEIKNNGIELALDYNNYVNDNFSYNIGGNISITKNQVNNSPYKILTTGAAQGSGQTGATINGVLNGESIGAFYMQEFTGIDADGLNQFADANNDGEILDDDRRVAGNALPDYIYAFYLNFNYKNFDLGLNFNGAGGNKIYNHVAMSSFNKGNLANSFNTTDRAVEFLNESATNSNLVSTRYLEDGDFLRLNNATLGYNFNLDALGLGESIKNLRLSITGQNLFVITDYSGFDPEINTGSAIGGIQTFGIDYFSYPKSRTILLSLNVEF